One stretch of Miscanthus floridulus cultivar M001 chromosome 18, ASM1932011v1, whole genome shotgun sequence DNA includes these proteins:
- the LOC136524588 gene encoding protein ENHANCED DISEASE RESISTANCE 2-like: MSAGSAATLTNSDNSTPAELLSWTAAPPKAKSRGANGWASPPGDLFHLRVRGGGKRGKAPSAADWLLRSHARLDHVLARDDNHVAAAFRRARLRKDPTAHFLLALNLRVPGRPDAYSAVFYFAAEAPIPPDSLLGRFIHGDDAYRNARFKIANRIVKGPWLVRATVGNYAACLLGRALTCRYHKGDDYLEIDVDIGSSAIASAILHLALGAVTSVTIDMGFLVESQSEEELPERLFGAVRIAQMEMGAAKYVELPPDEAMPETAGRAGAGFRLSSAKVVNHSRQQDHAGGKVGRSMSCPERDSGGER, encoded by the exons ATGAGTGCTGGTTCTGCTGCTACCCTAACCAACTCAGACAACTCAACACCAGCAGAGTTGTTGTCATGGACT GCAGCTCCTCCGAAAGCGAAGTCCCGCGGCGCCAACGGCTGGGCCTCGCCGCCGGGGGACCTCTTTCACCTGCGCGTGCGCGGCGGCGGGAAGCGCGGCAAGGCGCCGTCCGCCGCGGACTGGCTGCTCCGCTCCCACGCCCGCCTCGACCACGTGCTCGCCCGCGACGACAACCATGTCGCCGCCGCCTTCCGCCGCGCCCGCCTCAGGAAGGACCCCACCGCGCACTTCCTCCTCGCCCTCAATCTCCGG GTGCCGGGGCGGCCGGACGCGTACAGCGCCGTGTTCTACTTCGCGGCGGAGGCGCCCATCCCGCCGGACTCGCTGCTGGGCCGCTTCATCCACGGCGACGACGCGTACCGCAACGCGCGCTTCAAGATCGCCAACCGCATCGTCAAGGGCCCCTGGCTCGTCCGCGCCACCGTCGGCAACTACGCGGCCTGCCTGCTCGGCCGCGCGCTCACGTGCCGCTACCACAAGGGCGACGACTACCTCGAGATCGACGTCGACATCGGCAGCTCCGCGATCGCCAGCGCCATCCTGCATCTCGCGCTCGGCGCCGTCACGTCGGTGACCATCGACATGGGGTTTCTCGTCGAGTCCCAGTCCGAGGAGGAGCTGCCTGAAAGGCTGTTCGGCGCCGTGCGCATCGCGCAGATGGAGATGGGTGCCGCCAAGTACGTGGAGCTGCCCCCTGATGAGGCCATGCCTGAGACGGCCGGCAGGGCCGGGGCGGGGTTCAGGTTAAGCTCGGCGAAGGTGGTCAATCATAGCCGCCAACAAGACCATGCCGGCGGCAAGGTCGGCAGGTCGATGAGTTGCCCGGAGCGTGACAGCGGAGGTGAGCGCTGA